A section of the Jannaschia sp. S6380 genome encodes:
- a CDS encoding phosphoglycerate kinase, with amino-acid sequence MTFKTLDDMNLRGKVVLTRVDVNVPVEDGRVTDTTRIDRIVPTIRDLRAAGARTVLLAHFGRPKGKVVPDMSLRQIVPALSEGLGVEVGFADGDYGDAVGRMQDGDVLLFENVRFNPGEEADDEGFARRLASVGDIYCNDAFSAAHRAHATTHALARLLPSCAGRSMEAELTALEAALGTPKPPVAAVVGGAKVSTKLDLLSNLVTRVQHLIIGGGMANTFLAAQGIEVRKSLCEHDLLDTARQIAAKAETAGCAILLPRDVVVAAEFRADPPTRTVKVEDVPEGHMILDAGPDSVAHIRTVLDGCATLVWNGPLGAFEMTPFDAATTAAARHAAALTRSGDLISVAGGGDTVAALRHAGVVDDFTYISTAGGAFLEWMEGKTLPGVAALSQ; translated from the coding sequence ATGACCTTCAAGACGCTGGACGACATGAATCTGCGGGGCAAGGTCGTCCTGACCCGTGTCGACGTGAACGTGCCGGTCGAGGATGGCCGCGTCACGGACACGACGCGGATCGACCGCATCGTCCCGACCATCCGCGATCTGCGGGCAGCGGGTGCCAGGACCGTCCTTCTCGCGCATTTCGGGCGGCCCAAGGGCAAGGTCGTTCCCGATATGTCGCTGCGCCAGATCGTGCCAGCCCTGAGCGAGGGTCTGGGCGTCGAGGTCGGGTTCGCCGATGGCGACTATGGCGACGCGGTCGGCAGGATGCAGGACGGGGACGTGCTGCTGTTCGAAAACGTGCGCTTCAACCCCGGCGAGGAGGCGGATGACGAGGGTTTCGCGCGCCGTCTCGCCTCGGTCGGGGATATCTACTGCAACGACGCGTTCTCGGCCGCGCATCGCGCGCATGCCACCACGCACGCGCTGGCCCGCCTGCTGCCATCCTGCGCCGGCCGCTCGATGGAGGCGGAGCTGACGGCATTGGAGGCGGCGCTCGGCACGCCCAAGCCGCCGGTCGCGGCCGTCGTGGGCGGGGCCAAGGTGTCCACCAAGCTGGACCTGCTGTCGAACCTGGTCACGCGGGTGCAGCACCTGATCATCGGCGGCGGCATGGCGAATACCTTCCTGGCGGCCCAGGGGATCGAGGTGCGCAAGTCGCTATGCGAACACGACCTGCTGGACACGGCGCGGCAGATCGCGGCCAAGGCCGAGACCGCCGGTTGCGCGATCCTGCTGCCCCGCGACGTGGTGGTCGCCGCCGAGTTCCGCGCCGACCCGCCGACGCGGACCGTCAAGGTGGAAGACGTGCCCGAGGGCCACATGATCCTCGATGCAGGCCCCGACAGCGTGGCCCATATCCGCACCGTTCTGGACGGCTGCGCGACGTTGGTCTGGAATGGGCCGCTCGGCGCGTTCGAGATGACGCCCTTCGATGCGGCCACGACCGCGGCGGCACGCCATGCGGCTGCGCTCACCCGGTCGGGCGACCTCATCTCGGTCGCGGGGGGCGGCGACACGGTCGCGGCCTTGCGGCACGCCGGCGTGGTCGACGACTTCACCTATATCTCCACCGCCGGCGGCGCCTTCCTGGAATGGATGGAAGGGAAGACCCTGCCCGGCGTCGCGGCCCTGTCGCAATAG
- a CDS encoding fructose bisphosphate aldolase: MPDQTKAAKIREGRGFIAALDQSGGSTPKALKLYGVPEDRYDGEAEMFDLIHEMRARIVRSPAFNGDNVIGAILFEQTMDRAFEGEPASSYLWERRGVVPFLKIDKGLQDASQGVKLMKDIPDLDATLSRAKAEGVFGTKERSVIDAADADGIEAIVAQQFEVGRQVLSHDMVPILEPEVTISISDKAEAERLLREAILRHLDGLSDGDQIMLKLTLPDESNFYAPLVDHPRVLRVVALSGGYSRAEANARLAENHGVVASFSRALTEGLSADQDDAAFEARLTDTIQSIRDASVAG, from the coding sequence ATGCCCGATCAGACCAAAGCCGCCAAGATCCGCGAAGGCCGGGGGTTCATCGCCGCGCTCGACCAGTCGGGCGGCTCCACGCCGAAGGCGCTCAAGCTCTACGGCGTGCCGGAAGATCGGTACGACGGCGAGGCCGAGATGTTCGACCTGATCCACGAGATGCGCGCCCGCATCGTCCGCTCGCCCGCGTTCAACGGCGACAACGTCATCGGCGCCATCCTGTTCGAGCAGACGATGGATCGCGCGTTCGAGGGCGAGCCTGCGTCCAGCTACCTGTGGGAACGGCGCGGCGTCGTGCCGTTTCTGAAGATCGACAAGGGCCTGCAGGACGCGTCGCAGGGCGTGAAGCTGATGAAGGACATCCCCGACCTGGATGCGACGCTGTCGCGCGCCAAGGCCGAGGGCGTCTTCGGCACCAAGGAACGCTCGGTGATCGACGCGGCCGATGCCGACGGGATCGAGGCGATCGTCGCCCAGCAGTTCGAGGTCGGCCGTCAGGTGCTGTCGCACGACATGGTTCCGATATTGGAGCCCGAGGTGACGATTTCGATCTCCGACAAGGCGGAGGCCGAGCGCTTGCTGCGCGAGGCGATCCTGCGTCATCTGGATGGCCTGTCGGATGGCGACCAGATCATGCTGAAGCTGACCCTGCCGGACGAAAGCAACTTCTACGCGCCCCTCGTCGATCATCCGCGCGTCCTGCGGGTCGTGGCACTGTCGGGCGGCTACAGCCGCGCCGAGGCGAATGCCCGCTTGGCCGAAAACCACGGCGTGGTGGCAAGCTTCAGTCGAGCCCTGACGGAAGGGTTGTCGGCCGACCAGGACGACGCGGCCTTCGAGGCGCGCCTGACGGACACGATCCAGAGCATCCGCGACGCGTCGGTCGCCGGCTGA
- a CDS encoding septum formation initiator family protein, whose amino-acid sequence MAIRRKFRGYGLILPLGLLIFGGYFVFAAVQGEYGVLRRVELESERAVLEAELALLDAEAERMRERTRRLSDDYLDLDLLDERARLVLGLARADEIIVE is encoded by the coding sequence ATGGCGATCCGACGCAAATTCAGAGGCTACGGCCTGATCCTTCCTCTCGGACTTCTCATCTTCGGGGGATATTTCGTCTTCGCCGCCGTGCAGGGGGAATACGGGGTTCTGCGCCGGGTCGAGCTGGAATCGGAGCGTGCCGTCCTCGAAGCCGAGTTGGCCCTGCTCGACGCGGAAGCCGAACGGATGCGCGAACGCACACGGCGCCTGTCCGACGACTATCTCGACCTCGACCTGCTGGACGAACGCGCGCGGCTTGTCCTCGGCTTGGCCCGCGCGGACGAGATTATCGTCGAATAG
- the pdhA gene encoding pyruvate dehydrogenase (acetyl-transferring) E1 component subunit alpha gives MATRKPAAKAKPNVSKEDLVQYYRDMLLIRRFEEKAGQLYGMGLIGGFCHLYIGQEAVVVGLEAAAKEGDKRITSYRDHGHMLACGMDPKGVMAELTGREGGYSKGKGGSMHMFSKEKHFYGGHGIVAAQVPIGAGLAFSDKYRGNDNVTFTYFGDGAANQGQVYEAYNMAELWDLPCIFVIENNQYAMGTSTKRSTKSPSYWERGAAYGIEGEEVDGMDVLAVKDAGMRAVEYCRAGKGPYILEIKTYRYRGHSMSDPAKYRTRDEVQKMREERDAIEMVRQMLLTGDHATEDDLKAIDKEIKEIVNESAEFAKESPEPAVEELWTDIYAEEIPQEAV, from the coding sequence ATGGCCACCCGCAAACCTGCCGCCAAGGCGAAGCCGAACGTGTCCAAGGAAGACCTCGTTCAATACTACCGCGACATGCTGCTCATCCGCCGCTTCGAGGAGAAGGCCGGCCAACTCTACGGGATGGGTCTGATCGGCGGGTTCTGTCACCTCTATATCGGCCAGGAGGCCGTCGTGGTCGGGCTGGAGGCCGCGGCGAAGGAAGGCGACAAGCGCATCACCTCCTACCGCGACCATGGCCATATGCTCGCCTGCGGAATGGACCCGAAGGGCGTCATGGCGGAGCTGACCGGGCGCGAAGGCGGCTACTCCAAGGGCAAGGGCGGGAGCATGCACATGTTCTCGAAAGAGAAGCATTTCTACGGCGGCCACGGCATCGTGGCGGCGCAGGTGCCGATCGGGGCCGGGCTGGCGTTTTCCGACAAGTATCGCGGCAACGACAACGTCACCTTCACCTATTTCGGCGACGGCGCGGCCAACCAGGGGCAGGTCTACGAGGCCTACAACATGGCCGAACTCTGGGACCTGCCCTGCATCTTCGTGATCGAGAACAACCAATACGCCATGGGCACCTCGACCAAGCGGTCCACCAAGTCGCCCTCCTACTGGGAACGGGGTGCCGCCTACGGGATCGAGGGGGAGGAGGTCGACGGCATGGATGTCCTCGCCGTCAAGGATGCGGGCATGCGCGCGGTCGAATACTGCCGCGCTGGCAAGGGCCCGTACATCCTGGAGATCAAGACCTATCGCTACCGCGGCCATTCGATGTCGGATCCGGCCAAGTACCGCACCCGCGACGAGGTTCAGAAGATGCGCGAGGAACGCGACGCGATCGAGATGGTGCGGCAGATGCTGCTGACCGGCGATCACGCCACCGAGGATGACCTGAAGGCGATCGACAAGGAGATCAAGGAGATCGTCAACGAGAGCGCCGAGTTCGCCAAGGAAAGCCCCGAGCCCGCGGTCGAGGAACTCTGGACCGACATCTATGCCGAGGAAATTCCGCAGGAGGCCGTGTGA
- a CDS encoding pyruvate dehydrogenase complex E1 component subunit beta: protein MATEILMPALSPTMEEGTLAKWLVKEGDTVSSGDILAEIETDKATMEFEAVDEGTIGKIIVAEGTEGVKVNSPIAVLLDEGESADDVDTSSAPKAEAEPDKKTEAPAPKPAEAKSDDVPKPDLTPDWPDGTEMVTMTVREAIRDAMSEEMRRDEDVFLMGEEVAEYQGAYKISQGMLDEFGDKRVIDTPITEHGFTGIAVGAAFGGLKPIVEFMTFNFAMQAIDQIINSAAKTLYMSGGQMGAPMVFRGPNGAAARVGAQHSQDYAAWYASIPGLKVVMPYSAADAKGLMKTAIRDANPVIFLENEILYGKSFEVPKLDDFTVPFGKAKIWREGKDVTIVSWGIGMTYALQAADKLAEDGIEAEVIDLRTLRPVDYDAVMASVQKTNRCVLVEEGFPVASFSDHMASTIMQRAFDYLDAPVITCTGKDVPMPYAANLEKLALVTTDEVVEAVKQVTYR from the coding sequence ATGGCGACCGAAATCTTGATGCCCGCCCTTTCCCCCACCATGGAGGAAGGCACGCTCGCCAAATGGCTCGTCAAGGAGGGTGACACGGTGTCGTCCGGGGACATCCTGGCCGAAATCGAGACCGACAAGGCCACGATGGAATTCGAAGCCGTCGACGAGGGCACGATCGGCAAGATCATCGTCGCCGAGGGCACCGAAGGCGTGAAGGTGAATTCGCCGATCGCGGTTCTTCTGGACGAGGGCGAGAGCGCCGATGACGTCGACACGTCGAGCGCCCCGAAGGCCGAGGCCGAACCCGACAAGAAGACCGAGGCCCCTGCCCCCAAGCCGGCGGAGGCGAAGTCCGATGACGTTCCCAAGCCCGACCTGACCCCCGATTGGCCCGATGGCACCGAGATGGTCACGATGACCGTCCGGGAAGCCATCCGCGACGCAATGTCCGAGGAGATGCGTCGCGACGAGGACGTCTTCTTGATGGGGGAGGAGGTGGCCGAGTACCAAGGCGCCTACAAGATCAGCCAGGGGATGCTGGACGAGTTCGGCGACAAGCGCGTGATCGACACGCCGATCACCGAGCACGGCTTCACCGGCATCGCCGTCGGCGCGGCCTTCGGCGGGCTGAAGCCGATCGTGGAGTTCATGACCTTCAACTTCGCGATGCAGGCCATCGACCAAATCATCAACTCCGCGGCCAAAACGCTTTACATGTCCGGTGGCCAGATGGGCGCCCCGATGGTGTTCCGGGGGCCCAACGGCGCCGCCGCACGGGTCGGCGCCCAACACAGCCAAGACTATGCGGCATGGTACGCGTCCATTCCCGGGTTGAAGGTGGTGATGCCCTATTCGGCCGCCGACGCGAAGGGTCTGATGAAGACAGCGATCCGGGATGCGAACCCGGTCATCTTCCTCGAGAACGAGATCCTGTACGGGAAATCCTTCGAGGTCCCCAAACTGGATGACTTCACCGTGCCGTTCGGCAAGGCCAAGATTTGGCGCGAGGGAAAGGATGTCACCATCGTCAGTTGGGGCATCGGCATGACCTACGCGCTGCAGGCGGCGGACAAGCTGGCCGAAGACGGGATCGAGGCGGAGGTGATCGACCTGCGGACCCTGCGTCCGGTCGACTACGACGCGGTCATGGCTTCGGTGCAGAAGACCAATCGCTGCGTGCTGGTCGAGGAGGGGTTCCCCGTCGCCAGTTTCAGCGATCACATGGCCTCCACGATCATGCAGCGCGCATTCGACTATCTGGATGCGCCGGTCATCACCTGCACCGGCAAGGACGTGCCCATGCCCTATGCCGCGAACCTCGAGAAGCTTGCCCTCGTCACCACCGACGAGGTGGTCGAAGCGGTCAAGCAAGTCACCTACCGCTAG
- a CDS encoding pyruvate dehydrogenase complex dihydrolipoamide acetyltransferase: protein MATQILMPALSPTMEEGTLAKWLVKEGDTVASGDLLAEIETDKATMEFEAVDEGIVGKIIVPEGTEGVKVNSPIAVLVEEGEDPAGIEDAAPGGSSHAAPAEPSPATEPQKGYGREEGGADKGAAEKPSAPDRTQGDRVFATPLARRIAKDKGLDLSAIKGSGPRGRIVKADVENAKPDQTKPSAAVETARPADGQKTALPSGMTSDQVAKMFEGRAFEEIKLDGMRKTVAARLTEAKQTIPHFYLRRDIQLDALLKFRSQLNKQLESRNIKLSVNDFIIKACANALQQVPDANAVWAGDRMLRLEPSDVAVAVAIEGGLFTPVLKDAHQKSLSALSAEMKDLASRARERKLAPHEYQGGSFAISNLGMFGIDNFDAVINPPHGSILAVGAGVKKPVIGADGEITAATVMSVTLSVDHRVIDGALGADFLKAIAENLENPMTMLA from the coding sequence ATGGCAACTCAAATCCTGATGCCCGCCCTGTCCCCGACGATGGAGGAAGGCACGCTCGCGAAGTGGCTGGTCAAGGAGGGTGATACGGTCGCCTCCGGCGACCTTCTCGCCGAAATCGAGACCGACAAGGCCACGATGGAATTCGAAGCCGTCGACGAAGGGATCGTCGGCAAGATCATCGTTCCGGAAGGTACTGAAGGCGTGAAGGTGAACTCGCCGATCGCCGTTCTGGTCGAGGAAGGCGAAGACCCGGCAGGGATCGAGGACGCCGCGCCCGGCGGCTCGTCACATGCGGCACCGGCCGAACCTTCGCCGGCCACCGAACCCCAGAAGGGCTACGGCCGCGAAGAGGGCGGGGCTGACAAGGGCGCGGCCGAGAAGCCGTCCGCACCGGATCGTACCCAAGGTGATCGCGTCTTCGCCACGCCGCTCGCACGGCGCATCGCCAAGGACAAGGGGCTGGACCTGAGCGCCATCAAAGGCTCCGGCCCACGGGGACGGATCGTCAAGGCGGATGTCGAGAACGCCAAGCCGGATCAGACCAAGCCATCCGCCGCCGTCGAGACCGCCAGACCGGCCGATGGCCAGAAAACGGCGCTGCCCTCGGGCATGACGTCCGATCAGGTCGCCAAGATGTTCGAGGGTCGCGCTTTCGAAGAGATAAAGCTCGACGGCATGCGCAAGACCGTCGCCGCGCGCCTGACGGAAGCCAAGCAGACAATTCCGCATTTCTACCTGCGCCGCGACATCCAACTGGACGCCCTGCTGAAGTTCCGAAGCCAGCTGAACAAGCAACTCGAAAGTCGCAACATCAAGCTGTCAGTCAACGACTTCATCATCAAGGCCTGCGCCAACGCGCTTCAGCAGGTCCCGGACGCGAACGCCGTCTGGGCCGGCGACCGTATGCTGCGTCTGGAACCTTCGGACGTCGCAGTCGCGGTCGCCATCGAGGGCGGCCTGTTCACGCCTGTTCTCAAGGACGCGCATCAGAAATCGCTTTCGGCCCTGTCCGCCGAAATGAAGGACCTCGCCAGCCGGGCCCGCGAACGCAAGCTGGCCCCCCATGAATATCAGGGCGGCAGCTTCGCCATCTCCAATCTCGGGATGTTCGGTATCGACAACTTCGATGCCGTCATCAATCCGCCGCACGGTTCCATTCTCGCCGTCGGTGCGGGCGTGAAGAAACCAGTCATTGGCGCCGATGGCGAAATCACCGCCGCGACGGTCATGTCCGTCACGCTGAGCGTCGATCACCGGGTGATCGACGGCGCATTGGGCGCAGATTTCCTTAAGGCGATTGCCGAGAACCTCGAAAACCCGATGACGATGCTGGCCTGA
- the cysE gene encoding serine O-acetyltransferase translates to MRSADRHSVQSLDPVWEQVVAEAREAIGEEPLLGGMIHTSILHHDTIGKALAYRFAQRLASSEMSEQILRELAEKAFTADPEIVQAARADMVAILDRDPACSRLLQPMLFFKGFQAVLAYRVGHWLWLAGRRDMAYFVQTRVSELYGVDIHPGARIGRGIMIDHAHSIVIGETAVVGDNVSMLHSVTLGGTGKQDDDRHPKIGNGVLIGAGAKVLGNISIGHCSRIAAGSVVLADIPPMKTVAGVPARIVGEAGCAQPSVTMDQLVGVKGAED, encoded by the coding sequence ATGAGATCAGCTGACAGACATTCCGTGCAATCGCTCGATCCGGTCTGGGAACAGGTCGTCGCCGAAGCCCGTGAGGCCATCGGCGAGGAGCCCCTGCTGGGTGGCATGATCCATACGTCCATCCTGCATCACGATACGATCGGGAAGGCGTTGGCGTATCGGTTCGCGCAGCGATTGGCATCGAGCGAGATGAGCGAACAGATTCTGCGTGAGCTTGCAGAGAAGGCCTTTACGGCTGATCCCGAGATCGTCCAGGCGGCCCGGGCCGATATGGTCGCGATCCTGGATAGGGATCCCGCCTGCAGTCGTCTGCTGCAGCCCATGTTGTTCTTCAAGGGGTTCCAGGCGGTTCTTGCGTATCGCGTGGGTCACTGGCTTTGGCTGGCCGGGCGGCGCGACATGGCGTATTTCGTTCAGACCCGTGTGAGCGAACTCTACGGCGTCGACATACATCCGGGCGCGCGGATCGGACGTGGAATCATGATCGACCACGCGCATTCGATCGTAATCGGCGAGACGGCCGTCGTGGGGGACAACGTGTCGATGCTTCATTCCGTGACATTGGGCGGAACGGGGAAGCAGGACGACGATCGTCATCCGAAGATCGGGAACGGCGTCCTTATCGGTGCCGGGGCGAAGGTGCTGGGCAACATCAGCATCGGCCATTGCTCGCGCATCGCGGCGGGTTCGGTCGTGCTGGCGGACATTCCGCCGATGAAGACCGTCGCCGGCGTGCCCGCCCGCATCGTCGGCGAGGCGGGATGCGCGCAGCCCTCGGTCACGATGGATCAGCTGGTCGGTGTGAAGGGGGCGGAAGATTAG
- a CDS encoding glycoside hydrolase TIM-barrel-like domain-containing protein, which translates to MATLVLGAVGAAVGGSLGGSFLGLSGAVIGRAAGAALGRVVDQTIMGGGSDAIETGRIDRLRLTGASEGAVLPRVVGRVRIGGQVIWATRFKEHRSSSSGGGKGGPKAPKQTSFSYSISLAVALCEGEITRVGRIWADGREIARDDIQMRVYKGDDTQLPDALIEAHEGAGHAPAFRGTAYVVIEDLDISPYGNRVPNLSFEVLRAARAEGEVPAPSELIEGVALVPGTGEFALATTSVHYDHGNGAKESANINTPQRVSDFRVAMRDLTEEFPKLKSTSLIVSWFGTDLRCGACRLHPRVEHKAAEGKPQRWRVAGLDRDAAGQVPLKDGRPVYGGTPSDASVVEAIRDLNARDIDVTFYPFILMEQMAGNGLPDPWGNAEQAALPWRGRITSELAPGRDGTTDGSAAAEAEVARFFGEVPGGEDSDWNYRRFILHYASLCAEAGGVEAFCIGSEMRSLTRVRGPGNTFPAVAALQRLARDVRAILPDAKIGYAADWSEYFGYHPADTGNLHYHLDPLWADPSIDFIGIDNYMPLGDWRDGRDHADAAFGSIKDLDYLQSNIEGGEGFDWYYPTPEARAAQRRLPIRDGAHGEDWVWRFKDLRNWWSEPHHDRIDGERRTMPTAWIPMSKPIRFTEYGCAAIDKGANQPNKFIDAKSSESALPRHSNGRRDDTMQIQYLRAFVDYWGDARRNPQSPKFDGRMIDMAHSLAWAWDTRPWPYFPELGDYWSDGVNHARGHWLTGRSATQPLSTAIAEICRASGLERFDVSKVRGSVRGYSVAEVQSARADLQPLLLAHGVEASERSGRIVFSMRDEAREVELTAERMVRGDGDVLRYARGPEAETTRRVVVHHIDAAGDFETRVAEAVLHGTETLPVSETELPLSLTRGEAQAVAERFLSETHVSRDSVEFALAPSRRDVVAGDLLRLAGHEDLWRVDRIEDGADRRVKAVRTERGLYEPSDEAEDGTGRLRPFAPLPVDSVILDLPALSVERTAHAPYVAVAARPWPGTVAVHMAVDDSDYELNLLVEEPSQIGITRSVLEPAAPSVWDNGPELLIEMGDGSLSSVSDRSMLAGANAMAIGSGEPAGWEVVQFRHARPVGAGLWSVSRRLRGQRGTEHLAGRTWPIGSRVVILDRSVRQMDLPLETLGQDRHLRIGPASLPLGHEAFEHRVVTAEGNGLRPFSPVHLRTSQEGDHVQVRWIRRSRTGTDGWNAHDVPLGEREERYLVQLETEAGEILREETVAEPAFAFDAAALRTSIGETEPIVIRVAQMSDEVGVGQFASITLV; encoded by the coding sequence GCGCTCTGCGAGGGGGAGATCACGCGGGTTGGACGTATCTGGGCGGACGGGCGCGAGATCGCGCGGGACGACATCCAGATGCGGGTCTACAAGGGCGATGACACCCAGCTGCCCGACGCCCTGATCGAGGCACATGAGGGCGCAGGGCATGCGCCCGCCTTTCGGGGAACGGCCTATGTCGTCATCGAGGACCTGGATATCTCGCCCTACGGCAACCGGGTGCCGAACCTGTCCTTCGAGGTCCTGCGCGCCGCGCGTGCCGAGGGGGAGGTGCCGGCCCCGTCCGAGCTGATCGAAGGCGTCGCCTTGGTGCCCGGAACGGGGGAGTTCGCGCTCGCCACGACGTCGGTTCATTATGACCATGGAAATGGCGCGAAGGAGTCGGCGAACATCAACACGCCGCAACGCGTATCCGATTTCCGCGTCGCAATGCGTGACCTGACCGAAGAATTTCCGAAGCTGAAATCCACGTCGCTTATCGTTTCGTGGTTCGGAACAGATCTGCGGTGCGGGGCGTGCCGCCTTCACCCGCGGGTCGAGCACAAGGCGGCCGAGGGCAAGCCGCAGCGTTGGCGCGTCGCGGGTCTGGATCGGGACGCGGCGGGACAGGTCCCGCTGAAGGATGGCCGCCCGGTCTATGGCGGCACGCCGAGCGACGCATCGGTAGTCGAGGCAATCCGCGATCTGAATGCGCGCGATATCGACGTGACCTTCTACCCGTTCATTCTGATGGAACAGATGGCGGGGAACGGGCTGCCCGACCCATGGGGAAATGCGGAGCAGGCTGCCCTGCCATGGCGAGGCAGGATTACCAGCGAGCTGGCCCCCGGTCGGGACGGGACGACGGATGGGAGTGCGGCGGCGGAGGCCGAGGTCGCGCGTTTCTTCGGCGAGGTCCCGGGCGGCGAGGACTCGGACTGGAACTATCGCCGGTTCATCCTGCACTACGCGTCGCTGTGCGCTGAAGCCGGGGGGGTCGAGGCGTTCTGCATCGGGTCCGAGATGCGGAGCCTGACGCGCGTGCGGGGCCCTGGGAACACGTTCCCGGCGGTCGCCGCGCTGCAACGGCTGGCACGGGACGTTCGCGCGATCCTTCCGGATGCGAAGATCGGCTACGCAGCGGACTGGTCGGAGTATTTCGGATATCACCCGGCGGATACGGGAAACCTGCACTATCACCTCGATCCGCTCTGGGCGGATCCCTCGATCGATTTCATCGGTATCGACAACTACATGCCGCTCGGCGATTGGCGCGACGGCCGGGATCATGCGGATGCGGCCTTCGGATCGATCAAAGATCTGGACTACCTGCAGTCGAATATCGAGGGGGGCGAAGGCTTCGATTGGTACTATCCCACGCCGGAGGCGCGGGCCGCGCAGCGACGTTTGCCGATCCGCGACGGCGCGCATGGCGAGGATTGGGTTTGGCGGTTCAAGGATTTGCGGAACTGGTGGTCGGAACCTCATCATGATCGGATCGACGGGGAACGGCGTACCATGCCGACGGCCTGGATCCCAATGTCGAAGCCGATCCGGTTCACCGAATACGGCTGCGCGGCCATCGACAAGGGGGCGAACCAGCCGAACAAGTTCATTGATGCCAAATCGTCCGAAAGCGCCTTGCCGCGCCATTCGAACGGGCGGCGCGACGACACGATGCAGATCCAGTATCTTCGCGCCTTCGTCGATTACTGGGGCGATGCCAGGCGCAATCCGCAATCGCCGAAGTTCGACGGGCGCATGATCGACATGGCGCATAGCCTGGCGTGGGCCTGGGATACGCGCCCGTGGCCGTATTTTCCGGAGCTTGGCGATTACTGGTCGGATGGGGTGAACCATGCGCGGGGGCATTGGCTGACCGGGCGCAGCGCCACGCAGCCGTTGTCGACGGCGATCGCCGAGATTTGCCGGGCGAGCGGGCTGGAACGCTTCGACGTCTCGAAGGTTCGCGGGTCGGTGCGTGGCTATTCCGTGGCGGAAGTCCAATCGGCCCGGGCTGATCTGCAGCCGCTGCTGCTGGCCCATGGCGTCGAGGCGTCGGAGCGGAGCGGGCGGATCGTGTTCTCGATGCGCGACGAGGCGCGTGAGGTCGAGTTGACTGCCGAGCGGATGGTTCGGGGCGACGGGGATGTCCTGCGATATGCGCGTGGGCCGGAGGCCGAAACGACGCGGCGGGTCGTCGTCCACCACATCGACGCCGCCGGCGATTTCGAGACGCGGGTGGCGGAGGCAGTTCTGCACGGGACCGAGACCTTGCCGGTGTCTGAGACGGAACTTCCTTTGTCGCTGACCCGCGGGGAGGCGCAGGCCGTCGCGGAGCGATTTCTGTCCGAGACGCATGTATCGCGCGACTCGGTCGAATTCGCCCTCGCCCCGTCGCGGAGAGATGTCGTGGCAGGCGATCTGCTGCGTTTGGCGGGACATGAGGATCTCTGGCGGGTCGACCGGATCGAGGATGGTGCGGACCGTCGAGTCAAGGCTGTGCGGACGGAACGCGGCCTCTACGAGCCCAGCGACGAGGCGGAGGATGGCACCGGTCGGCTCCGACCTTTCGCGCCGCTGCCGGTCGACAGCGTGATCCTGGACCTGCCTGCGCTGAGCGTCGAGCGGACCGCGCATGCACCCTATGTCGCGGTGGCGGCGCGGCCCTGGCCGGGCACGGTCGCGGTTCATATGGCGGTCGACGACAGCGATTACGAATTGAACCTGCTGGTGGAGGAACCTTCGCAGATCGGCATCACGCGCAGCGTATTGGAGCCGGCGGCGCCATCGGTCTGGGACAACGGACCCGAGCTTTTGATCGAGATGGGTGATGGGTCACTTTCGTCGGTATCCGATCGGTCCATGCTGGCCGGTGCGAACGCGATGGCGATCGGTTCGGGTGAGCCTGCCGGATGGGAGGTGGTCCAGTTTCGGCACGCGCGGCCGGTGGGCGCTGGCTTGTGGAGCGTTTCTCGACGACTTCGTGGTCAGCGGGGCACGGAACATCTGGCCGGGCGAACCTGGCCGATCGGGAGCCGCGTCGTCATACTTGATCGGTCTGTCCGGCAAATGGACCTGCCTCTGGAAACCCTGGGGCAGGATCGGCATCTTCGGATCGGTCCGGCATCGCTTCCACTAGGGCATGAAGCCTTCGAGCATCGCGTCGTGACGGCGGAGGGGAACGGCCTTCGCCCGTTTTCGCCCGTCCATTTGCGGACATCGCAGGAGGGTGATCACGTGCAGGTGCGCTGGATCCGACGTTCGCGAACCGGGACAGACGGCTGGAATGCGCATGATGTTCCGTTGGGCGAGCGCGAGGAGCGGTATCTCGTCCAATTGGAGACAGAGGCGGGCGAAATCCTGAGGGAAGAGACGGTGGCAGAACCGGCATTCGCGTTCGACGCTGCGGCGCTGCGCACGTCGATTGGCGAGACCGAGCCGATCGTGATACGGGTGGCGCAGATGTCCGATGAGGTCGGCGTGGGACAATTCGCGTCGATCACCTTGGTGTGA